In one Vulgatibacter incomptus genomic region, the following are encoded:
- a CDS encoding Ig-like domain-containing protein: MGGDPGTGGNPGTGGTTGTGGDTGTGGDTGTGGTTGTGGDTGTGGDTGTGGDTGTGGDTGTGGDTGTGGETGTGGDTGTGGSGGGEGEVVVVRVDVTPSAPTVLENKSIRLNADAFDQHGAKVADRTVQWRTSDAHVARVSSAGVVTGLRVGTVKITAEIEGVAGETTVTVAEAAVARVIILNGPYDLVVGEVRFLVASVVDNEGLPLLGRTPTWSSSNAAIASVDSEGNLSAIAPGVATVAVEVGSARAETSVTVHAATANMELAMGRNHTCLLQNGEVWCWGSNAYGQLGTGASGANVYAPVQSTFGLAFRSLSAGEDHTCGVTVDDELYCWGRNDRLQLGRSGISSSAQPILVVPDPFAFVTSSYRFNCAADLQGHAWCWGYNSSDRELGYPGETNYSSVPLQVASPVDGMQPIEFAWLSGGLNHTCGLSSSGELICWGYNGYGQLATGDFSARLRPTSPFPGLTLDVFGTGENHVCANDPSGTSVCWGESTMGKLGNGTAGANRSNPVQVSNPGVAFVAFTGGIQHTCALDSSGAAWCWGSNARGQLGRPGPASEVPVQVAGDLTFTQIAAREHQTCAIATDGSVYCWGSNANDSTIIDGRLGIGRPDLVSVDVPTAVQF; the protein is encoded by the coding sequence ACACAGGCACGGGCGGTGAAACCGGAACGGGCGGCGATACGGGAACCGGAGGCTCCGGAGGTGGCGAGGGCGAGGTCGTAGTGGTCCGGGTGGATGTGACGCCGTCCGCTCCGACCGTGCTCGAAAACAAGTCCATTCGGCTGAACGCCGACGCATTCGATCAGCACGGCGCGAAGGTCGCCGACCGGACGGTGCAATGGCGAACCTCCGACGCTCACGTCGCGCGGGTGAGCTCCGCGGGTGTCGTCACGGGCTTGCGTGTCGGCACCGTCAAGATCACCGCCGAGATCGAAGGCGTGGCGGGCGAGACCACCGTGACGGTCGCCGAGGCCGCGGTGGCCCGCGTGATCATCCTCAATGGTCCGTACGACCTCGTCGTCGGCGAGGTCCGCTTCTTGGTGGCCAGCGTCGTCGACAACGAGGGTCTGCCGCTCCTGGGCCGGACGCCGACCTGGTCCTCGTCGAACGCCGCCATTGCATCCGTCGATTCGGAGGGGAACCTCTCCGCGATCGCGCCAGGCGTTGCGACGGTCGCCGTCGAGGTCGGGAGCGCTCGCGCCGAGACGTCCGTCACGGTCCACGCGGCCACGGCCAACATGGAGCTGGCGATGGGCCGAAACCACACGTGCCTCCTGCAGAATGGGGAGGTCTGGTGCTGGGGCAGCAACGCCTACGGCCAGCTCGGCACCGGCGCCAGCGGCGCCAATGTGTACGCGCCGGTTCAGTCGACCTTCGGCCTCGCGTTCCGGTCCCTCTCCGCCGGCGAGGACCACACCTGCGGTGTCACCGTCGATGACGAGCTCTACTGCTGGGGACGGAACGATCGATTGCAGCTCGGAAGGAGCGGGATCTCCAGCTCCGCGCAGCCGATCCTCGTGGTTCCGGACCCCTTCGCCTTCGTCACCTCTTCGTACCGCTTCAACTGCGCCGCCGATCTCCAGGGTCACGCCTGGTGTTGGGGCTACAACTCCAGCGACCGCGAGCTGGGGTATCCGGGGGAGACGAATTACAGCAGCGTTCCGCTGCAGGTCGCATCGCCGGTTGATGGAATGCAGCCGATCGAGTTCGCCTGGCTGAGCGGTGGGCTGAACCACACGTGCGGACTCTCGAGCTCCGGCGAGCTCATCTGCTGGGGCTACAACGGCTACGGGCAGCTCGCCACCGGAGACTTCTCCGCGCGACTTCGCCCTACGTCGCCGTTCCCAGGACTGACGCTCGACGTGTTCGGGACGGGAGAGAACCACGTCTGTGCCAACGACCCGAGCGGCACCAGCGTCTGCTGGGGGGAGAGCACCATGGGCAAGCTCGGGAACGGAACCGCCGGCGCGAACCGCTCGAATCCCGTCCAGGTCTCGAATCCGGGAGTCGCCTTCGTCGCCTTCACCGGAGGCATTCAACACACCTGCGCGCTCGACTCGTCGGGCGCTGCCTGGTGCTGGGGCTCGAACGCCCGCGGGCAGCTCGGACGGCCGGGCCCCGCGTCCGAGGTCCCGGTTCAGGTAGCAGGCGATCTCACCTTCACGCAGATCGCGGCGAGGGAGCACCAGACCTGCGCGATTGCGACCGACGGATCCGTCTACTGCTGGGGCTCGAACGCCAACGATTCGACGATCATCGATGGGCGTCTAGGAATCGGCCGTCCCGACCTCGTTTCTGTCGACGTTCCAACCGCCGTGCAATTCTGA